One Mycolicibacterium pulveris genomic region harbors:
- the hisS gene encoding histidine--tRNA ligase, with product MTEFQAPKGVPDYLPPESAQFVGVRDGLLDAARRAGYGDIELPIFEDTALFARGVGESTDVVSKEMYTFADRGNRSVTLRPEGTAGVIRAVIEHGLDRGPLPVKLCYAGPFFRYERPQAGRYRQLQQVGVEAIGVDDPALDAEVIAIADAGFRSLGLDGFRLEITSLGDDTCRPQYRELLQDFLFKLDLDEETRRRAEINPLRVLDDKRAHVQEMTADAPVMLDHLSDGAKQHFDSVLAYLDALEVPYVINPRMVRGLDYYTKTTFEFVHDGLGAQSGIGGGGRYDGLMRELGGKDLSGIGFGLGVDRTLLALAAEGKTVGGTARVEVFGVPLGEQAKAKLVVLAARLRTAGVRVDLAYGDRSIKAAMKAADRSGASIALVAGDRDIEAGTIGVKSMATGEQVDVPADDVLIEVLSRLGRA from the coding sequence GTGACTGAATTTCAGGCGCCCAAGGGCGTCCCGGATTACCTGCCGCCCGAGTCCGCGCAGTTCGTCGGTGTGCGCGACGGCCTGCTCGACGCCGCCCGGCGCGCCGGCTACGGCGACATCGAGCTCCCGATCTTCGAAGACACCGCGCTGTTCGCCCGCGGCGTGGGGGAGTCCACCGACGTGGTGTCCAAGGAGATGTACACCTTCGCCGACCGCGGCAACCGCTCGGTGACGCTGCGCCCGGAGGGCACCGCGGGGGTGATTCGCGCCGTCATCGAACACGGGCTGGATCGCGGGCCGTTGCCGGTCAAGCTCTGCTACGCCGGGCCGTTCTTCCGCTACGAGCGTCCGCAGGCCGGCCGGTACCGCCAGCTGCAGCAGGTCGGGGTGGAGGCGATCGGTGTCGACGATCCCGCGTTGGACGCCGAGGTGATCGCCATCGCCGACGCCGGCTTCCGGTCGCTGGGCCTGGACGGGTTCCGCTTGGAGATCACCTCGCTGGGCGACGACACCTGCCGTCCGCAGTACCGCGAACTGCTGCAGGACTTCCTGTTCAAGCTCGACCTCGACGAGGAGACCCGCCGTCGCGCGGAGATCAACCCGCTGCGCGTGCTCGACGACAAGCGGGCGCACGTGCAGGAGATGACCGCCGACGCGCCGGTGATGCTCGACCACCTCTCCGACGGCGCCAAACAGCACTTTGACAGCGTGCTGGCGTATCTGGACGCGCTCGAGGTGCCCTACGTCATCAATCCGCGGATGGTGCGCGGGCTGGACTACTACACCAAGACGACGTTCGAGTTCGTGCACGACGGCCTCGGCGCCCAGTCGGGTATCGGTGGCGGTGGCCGCTACGACGGGCTGATGCGCGAACTCGGCGGAAAAGACCTGTCCGGCATCGGCTTCGGGCTCGGGGTCGACCGCACGCTGCTGGCGCTGGCGGCCGAGGGTAAGACGGTCGGCGGAACCGCGCGTGTCGAGGTGTTCGGGGTGCCGCTCGGCGAGCAGGCCAAGGCCAAGCTGGTGGTGTTGGCCGCCCGGCTGCGCACCGCCGGCGTGCGGGTCGATCTGGCGTACGGCGATCGGAGCATCAAGGCCGCGATGAAGGCCGCGGACCGCTCCGGGGCGTCGATCGCGTTGGTGGCCGGCGACCGCGACATCGAGGCGGGCACCATCGGAGTGAAGAGCATGGCGACCGGTGAGCAGGTCGACGTACCCGCCGACGACGTGCTCATCGAAGTGCTCTCCCGCCTGGGCCGCGCCTAA
- a CDS encoding MBL fold metallo-hydrolase, whose amino-acid sequence MLITGFPAGMLACNCYVLAHRTGADAIVVDPGQRAMGPLRRILDENRLTPAAVLLTHGHVDHIWSAQKVADMYGCPAFIHPEDRYMLTDPIKDFGRGVIGGLAQFAVGAMFREPKQVVELDRDGDKVELGGITVTVDHTPGHTRGSVVFRVSEGPQEVVFCGDTLFRQSVGRTDLPGSSGRDLLGSIVDKLLVLDDDTVVLPGHGERSTIGFERRNNPFLEGLS is encoded by the coding sequence GTGTTGATCACCGGCTTTCCGGCAGGCATGTTGGCGTGCAACTGCTACGTGCTGGCCCACCGGACCGGGGCGGACGCCATCGTCGTCGACCCCGGCCAGCGGGCGATGGGGCCGTTGCGCCGGATCCTCGACGAAAACCGCCTGACCCCGGCGGCGGTGTTGCTGACCCACGGGCACGTCGACCACATCTGGTCGGCGCAGAAGGTGGCCGACATGTACGGCTGCCCGGCCTTCATCCATCCCGAGGACCGATACATGCTGACCGACCCGATCAAGGACTTCGGTCGGGGTGTGATCGGGGGCCTGGCCCAGTTCGCCGTCGGCGCCATGTTCCGCGAGCCCAAGCAGGTCGTCGAACTGGACCGCGACGGCGACAAGGTCGAGCTCGGCGGCATCACCGTGACCGTCGACCACACGCCCGGCCACACCCGCGGGTCGGTGGTGTTCCGGGTCTCGGAGGGCCCCCAGGAGGTCGTCTTCTGCGGCGACACGTTGTTTCGCCAGTCCGTCGGCCGCACCGATCTGCCGGGAAGCAGCGGCCGGGATCTGCTCGGTTCGATCGTGGACAAACTATTGGTGCTCGACGACGACACCGTGGTACTACCGGGGCACGGTGAGAGGTCCACGATCGGCTTCGAACGCCGTAACAACCCATTTCTCGAAGGCTTGAGCTAG